Proteins encoded together in one Lathyrus oleraceus cultivar Zhongwan6 chromosome 5, CAAS_Psat_ZW6_1.0, whole genome shotgun sequence window:
- the LOC127081168 gene encoding uncharacterized protein LOC127081168 has protein sequence MQEFAKEIGFKLLISTPYYAQANGQVEATNKVLVSSIKKHVEKRPKNWHKTLDQVLWACRTSPKEVTNSTPFRLTFGHDAVLPVEIYLQSTRIQRHHEIPSESYWNMMLDELVDLDEERLNAFELLKRQKKRVEESYNKKVKVKMFLPEELVLKVILPMDRKDRALGKWSPKWEGPFQILQVFPNGAYEIEDLNKDKRILRVNGKYLKKYNPTLQEIKITNE, from the coding sequence ATGCAAGAATTTGCTAAGGAAATAGGTTTCAAACTATTAATTTCTACGCCATATTATGCTCAGGCTAATGGTCAGGTTGAAGCAACAAACAAGGTGCTAGTTAGTTCGATTAAGAAACATGTGGAGAAGAGGCCCAAAAACTGGCACAAGACTTTAGATCAGGTTTTGTGGGCGTGTCGAACCTCTCCCAAAGAGGTCACTAACTCGACTCCATTTCGACTGACTTTTGGtcatgatgcagttttaccagtcGAGATTTACCTGCAATCAACAAGAATTCAGAGGCATCATGAAATTCCATCAGAATCATATTGGAACATGATGCTTGATGAGTTAGTTGATCTAGATGAGGAGAGACTCAATGCCTTTGAATTATTGAAAAGGCAGAAGAAGAGAGTAGAGGAATCTTACAATAAGAAGGTTAAAGTTAAGATGTTTTTGCCTGAAGAATTGGTTTTGAAAGtgatccttccaatggatcgaaaAGATAGGGCCTTAGGGAAATGGTCCCCCAAATGGGAAGGTCCTTTTCAAATTTTGCAAGTATTCCCTAATGGTGCTTATGAGATCGAGGATCTTAATAAAGATAAAAGAATCTTAAGGGTGAatggaaaatatttaaagaaataTAATCCAACACTCCAAGAGATAAAAATAACGAACGAATAA